A window of Nitratireductor kimnyeongensis genomic DNA:
AAATCGATGATCTCCTCGACCTTCTCGCGGTGTTCGATCTCTTCGCGCAATGCCGGCCCGTGCCAGAGCATCTGCCAGCCAATGTTGCGCTTCATCCGGACAGAGCGGCCGGCCATGATGTTGTCGAGCGTCGACATGCCCTTGAAGAGCGCGACGTTCTGGAAGGTGCGGGCGATGCCCTGCCCCACCGCCTGATGCGGCTTCATGGAGCGACGCTCGCGCCCACGAAAGATGATGGTGCCCTGCTGCGGCGTGTAGAAGCCGTTGATGACGTTGAGCATAGACGTCTTGCCGGCACCGTTCGGGCCGATGATGGCGCGGATTTCGCCTTTCAGAACATTGAGCGAAATGTCGGTGATCGCCTTCACGCCGCCAAAGGCGAGCGAAACATTTTTCACATCGAGAAGCACGCCGCCCCGGGCGATGCCGTCATCGGCAGCAGCAAGCTGACCGGGATCCGGGCGCGGGTTCATTCGGCAGCCTCCCTTGCAATCTCTGCCGGAACGGCGTGGATCTCGGCATCGACGATCTTCACCGTCGCGCGGATGATGCCCTTGCGGCCATCCTCATAGGTGACCTGGGTTTCAACAAATTTCTCCGTCGAACCATCGTAAAGCGCCTCGATCAGCTCGCCATAGCGCTCGGCGATGAACTTGCGGCGCACCTTCTGGGTGCGGGTCAATTCGCCGTCATCGGCGTCGAGCTCCTTGTGCAGAACAAGGAAGCGCCTGATCTGGGAGGCCGCCATGAGCGGTTCGCGAGCGAGCCTGCGATTGGCCTCATTCACATGGGCGGCGATGGTCTCATAGACGCGCGGATGCCCGGCCAGCTCCTGATAGGACGCATAGGCGATGTTGTTGCGCTCGGCCCAGTTGCCGACCGCCTGCAGATCGATGTTGATGAAGGCCGCGCAGAATTCCCGCCCATGGCCGAACGCCACCGCCTCCTGAATGTCGGGGAAGAATTTCAGCGTGTTCTCGATGTATTTCGGCGCGAACAGAGCGCCATCGGAAAGCTTGCCGACATCCTTGGCGCGATCGATGATCTTGAGCTGCCCGTCGCTGTCGAAGAAGCCGGCATCCCCTGTGTGCACCCAGCCATCCTCGGTCTTGGTTTCGCGGGTTGCCTCATCGTTCTTGTAGTAGCCGACGAAAACGCCCGGCGAACGGTACATGACCTCGCCGCTCTCAGCGATGCGGATCTCGACCTCGGGCGACGGCAGACCGACCGTGTCGGGACGGATCTTCCCGTCCTCCTGTGCGGTGATGTAGACGGTGGCTTCCGTCTGGCCGTAGAGCTGTTTGAGATTCAGACCAAGCGAGCGGTAGAAGGAGAAAAGCTCCGGTCCGATAGCCTCACCCGCCGTGTAGCCGACCCGCATCTTCGAAAAACCCATGCGGTTTTTCAGCGGGCCGTAGACCATGAACTCCCCGAGCCCGTATTTCAGCCGATCGAGAAGCCCCACCTGTTCGCCATTCAAAATGCGCTCACCCACCTTGGCCGCATGGGCGAGGAAATGGTCGAACATGGCCTTCTTTATTTTTCCGGCATCCTCCATCCGCACCATGATCGCGGTCAGCATCGCCTCAAAGACGCGCGGCGGCGCGAAAAAATATGTCGGCGCGATCTCGCGGCGGTCCTCGTTCACCGTTTCGGGGCTTTCGGGACACGCGACGCAAAAACCCGCCGTGTAGGACTGGGCATAGGAAAAGAGGTGATCGCCCACCCAGGCCAAGGGCAGATAGGCGATGATCGTTTCGTCCTCGGTCAGATCGTCGAAGGCGTTGCCATTGATGGCGGAGCGGACAAAATTGTCGTTCGACAGCATCACGCCCTTGGGCCGGCCGGTGGTGCCTGAGGTGTAGAGCATCACCGATAGATCAGCGCCGCGCCCCTTCTCGATTTCAGTCAGCCAGTTGGCATTGGCCTCCGGTTCCTCGGCGAGACGACGAAAGCCCTCTTCACGCAAATGATCATAGGCATGGAGATGGGTGTGATCGTAATCCCTGAGGCCGCGCTCCTCGTCATAGACGATCTCGGTCAGAAGCGGCGCCTCGTCGGAAATGGACAGAACCTTGTCTACCTGTTCCTGATCCTCGACGACAGCGAAGGTGACCTCGGCATGGTTGAGCACATAGGCCATCTCTTCGGCGACGGAATCGGCATAGACCGGCACCGGTACTGCGCCCAGGGACTGGGCGGCTGCGAAGGTCCAGTAAAGCCTCGGCCGGTTGGAACCGATGACGGCGATCTTGTCGCCCCGTTTCAGGCCGATCGACTGGAGACCAAGTGCAAAAGCGCGCACCTCCTCCAGCTGCTTTGCCCAGCTCCAACTCTGCCAGATGCCGTAATCCTTGAAGCGCATCGCCGGCCGGTCACCAAACCGCTCGGCATTCCAGAGCAGATATTTGGCAAACGTATCCCTAGACGCGTCATGATGCGCCAAGTCGCTTCCTCCCGATGTCAGCGGTTGACCGCTGTTTTCCCGGCTCCTCCCAGAACCGGTTCTTGATTGGTTTGAGGGTTCCACGAAACCCGCAACCGATCAACACGCCCCTTGACAGACAGACGATCAGTTTGCCTTTATACTAACGGCATTGTGTGCGCGGATGCGAGTGTTTCGAGGGCGCAGGGCGCCTGCTCCGACCAAAGTCTAAAGCGACGGTCAGTCCAAAGTTCAAACAACAATAATGAAGAATGATGAGGTCTGCGGGATCAGGACTCGTAGTGACTCAGCGCACCGGCATCGACCACGGTGATGCGGCCGTGCTCTGCCTTGAGCAGACCTTCCTCCTCCAGCGCACGCAAGGCGCGATTGACCACCTGACGCGACACGCCGGCCAGAAGGCCGAGCTCTTCCTGGCTGATTTCAATGGTCGTTCCCGCGCGCGGGTAGAGCGTCCGATTGAAGAACCAGGAAAGATTGCGCGCGACACGGGCGGTGGGACCCAGAATGCGGTCATATTCGATGGTGGCAATGAACTGCCCCATGCGTTCGTTAAGCTGGCGAACCAGAAAGCGGTTGAAACCGGTGCTGTTTTCGAAGAGCCAAAGAAAACTTGAGCGTGACAGCATGGCAAGCCTCGTGTCGCGGATCGCCACGACATCATATTGCCGTGGTTCGTTCTTGAGCACCGATCCTTCCCCAAACCAGCCGCCATCCGTCACGCCGGCGAAGGTCATCGCCTTACCGGCAGCCGAGATGGCACTGATCTTGATGAGCCCTTCGGTAACGCCCGTCCAGTGATCGAGGCGGTCTCCCCGATGGCAGATGTAGCTGCCCTTGGAAAAGGTTCGTTCCGTCAGCCCGCGCCGGGCGCGGTCCAGTTCCTCATCCGTAAGTTCGGCAGCCCAGATCGTTTCTGCAGCCGTGTCCCGTTTTGTGCTCATACCACTTCGATAACCCGGCTTCCCGCGAGCGGCAAGCAGTCGCGCGGAGCGCGGCATGTGTCAGGCCGCGTGCTTGGAGTATTTCGCTGTGGGGAGAACGGTGAGAGGGGGCGTGTGATGGGCACTGCCACGTTCGAAAAGGAGCCTCTGTTCCGACCGAGCCGAAAGAAAAAAGGGAAACCGCTCCACGATGGGACCAAATTCTTTCGCGCAAACCCCTCCAAACAACATCAGTGGAATGCTGATGGGCGGATAGATACGCTCCGGACTCATCTGGCGGGCCCCGAAAATCCGGCGATAGAATGCGGTGTGCTCCTGGCGGATAAGACAGGCGCAATAGGTCGAGCGGAAATGCTCATAGGCGGCAATCACCAAACGCAAGGACACATAGGGCAATGCGCGGTATTCGCGCGCAAGCTCCGGATCAGCAGCAAGCATGCTGGGGTTGATGCAGGTGTCACCCTGCTCGATCAGCGGTGACATGATATCCCCGAACCCCTTGGTTACAGGCCCAAGCGGATTTTCCCGGTCGATCTGATGCAGCCGCACCGTGCTGACGAGGCGCTTGTCGATGTAAACGGCAAAATTGTAGCAATTGGGAAGATCGTCCAGATCGTCCTGAACGATCTGTCCCTTCGTCTCCGGCACGAAACCATGCGCGCGATAGGAACGGTACCGCAGATGAAAGATCTCTTCACGGTCTTCGCCTGTTTCGCACCGGCGATACTCGGTGCGCTCGAGTAGCGCCATCACGCCATCGATGAAGCTGGAAGACTTCCTTGACGGTTCGCCAACGAAGCGTTCAGCTCCCGGTTTCAGTCCGACCAGGCCGGTACTCATGACCATTGCCGCATGCCCCACGTCGACTTCTACCACTTCTCGTACAGTTAAGCGTAGCCGCATGACCAGCGATGTAAAGCTGAAAC
This region includes:
- a CDS encoding ABC transporter ATP-binding protein, which produces MNPRPDPGQLAAADDGIARGGVLLDVKNVSLAFGGVKAITDISLNVLKGEIRAIIGPNGAGKTSMLNVINGFYTPQQGTIIFRGRERRSMKPHQAVGQGIARTFQNVALFKGMSTLDNIMAGRSVRMKRNIGWQMLWHGPALREEIEHREKVEEIIDFLEIQHIRRTPVGKLPYGLQKRVELGRALAMEPTLLLLDEPMAGMNLEEKEDMSRFIIDVNQQRGTTIALIEHDMGVVMDLSDRVVVLDYGKKIADGPPDEVKNNQDVIDAYLGVPH
- a CDS encoding AMP-binding protein; translated protein: MAHHDASRDTFAKYLLWNAERFGDRPAMRFKDYGIWQSWSWAKQLEEVRAFALGLQSIGLKRGDKIAVIGSNRPRLYWTFAAAQSLGAVPVPVYADSVAEEMAYVLNHAEVTFAVVEDQEQVDKVLSISDEAPLLTEIVYDEERGLRDYDHTHLHAYDHLREEGFRRLAEEPEANANWLTEIEKGRGADLSVMLYTSGTTGRPKGVMLSNDNFVRSAINGNAFDDLTEDETIIAYLPLAWVGDHLFSYAQSYTAGFCVACPESPETVNEDRREIAPTYFFAPPRVFEAMLTAIMVRMEDAGKIKKAMFDHFLAHAAKVGERILNGEQVGLLDRLKYGLGEFMVYGPLKNRMGFSKMRVGYTAGEAIGPELFSFYRSLGLNLKQLYGQTEATVYITAQEDGKIRPDTVGLPSPEVEIRIAESGEVMYRSPGVFVGYYKNDEATRETKTEDGWVHTGDAGFFDSDGQLKIIDRAKDVGKLSDGALFAPKYIENTLKFFPDIQEAVAFGHGREFCAAFINIDLQAVGNWAERNNIAYASYQELAGHPRVYETIAAHVNEANRRLAREPLMAASQIRRFLVLHKELDADDGELTRTQKVRRKFIAERYGELIEALYDGSTEKFVETQVTYEDGRKGIIRATVKIVDAEIHAVPAEIAREAAE
- a CDS encoding Crp/Fnr family transcriptional regulator, giving the protein MSTKRDTAAETIWAAELTDEELDRARRGLTERTFSKGSYICHRGDRLDHWTGVTEGLIKISAISAAGKAMTFAGVTDGGWFGEGSVLKNEPRQYDVVAIRDTRLAMLSRSSFLWLFENSTGFNRFLVRQLNERMGQFIATIEYDRILGPTARVARNLSWFFNRTLYPRAGTTIEISQEELGLLAGVSRQVVNRALRALEEEGLLKAEHGRITVVDAGALSHYES
- a CDS encoding N-acyl amino acid synthase FeeM domain-containing protein; translation: MSTGLVGLKPGAERFVGEPSRKSSSFIDGVMALLERTEYRRCETGEDREEIFHLRYRSYRAHGFVPETKGQIVQDDLDDLPNCYNFAVYIDKRLVSTVRLHQIDRENPLGPVTKGFGDIMSPLIEQGDTCINPSMLAADPELAREYRALPYVSLRLVIAAYEHFRSTYCACLIRQEHTAFYRRIFGARQMSPERIYPPISIPLMLFGGVCAKEFGPIVERFPFFLSARSEQRLLFERGSAHHTPPLTVLPTAKYSKHAA